The genomic region AGTCCCATATGTCTTTTTAATTTTATTCATGGACCATTCTACCATATCAAAGATTCAAAGGTGACAAAACAACTGGAGTGCGCTCATCATAGCCATCCATGGTGTTGGAATTTCCTTTCAAATTGAGAACAACTTTCTACGTTTTAGATTCGTTTTTATCCTTTTTCATAGGCCCAATTTCCTGTTAGGCCCAAATGCTTTAGACATCTGTCCCAACCAAACGTAACCAACACCGTCCACGGGAGCGCGTCAAGTGCGGAACCGAACCCTGAGCTAATCCGAAGTCCACGTTCACCTCTTTATACTTTAATTTTTATTTAAAATCATAATATCCTTCTCTGCCAAAGTTCCAATTCACTTTCTCTCTTCCAAGTTCCAGAGCTCCTTACTTTCTAGTAAGAGAGAGAGAGAGAGAGAGAGAGAGTCCGTAGAGCTCAGCTTCCTTAATCTTCTCCTAGCCGATTGCAAAACCCTAATCATCCGATCAGGTACCCCTAAACCCCTGATTTGATTTCCTCGATTTTTCTCTGTTTCTAGGGTTTTTATGGTTAGAATTCTGCTATGAGTTTTTAGTACTTTTTATTCTTGAATCGTAGTTTCGTTTTTCTGAATTGAAACTTTTGGAAAACACAGCAATACTAGGACGATTTTATTTTTAATGATGATGATGTTGTTGAAATTTTATAAAACCAATCTGACAAAACTGAACTGTTTTTATTTAATAAAAGAATTATTGATTTAATATGAAAAAAAGTGGTGTCTTTTCTGTTGTGTTCTTGGATGATGTACGCTTTTGTTGATTAAGTCTGTAAATTTAGGAGCGAATTATGTATCGGTTACGAATTACTGTATATTATATCATAAGATATTATCTTGAATTTTCATATGCTGAGTTGGATTTTCTTTTTCCTAATTTGTTCCAGATTTGAGCTTTCTGGTTAGGAGGCCCGAAAAGCAAACAATTTTCATGTCTGAGCTCGACGTCCAGATTCCTACTGCCTTCGGTATGTTTTGTGTTGCTCTTAAATCACTTGTGTGATTACGGTCTTGCAGGGATGGTTGTGATTATTTATATGAATTTATTATGGGATGTTGTTTCATGGCTTTGGTTCTTGACGCCTAGGTTAGTCTGAAAAATTATATGTCTGATGGATCGTTTTTAGGTCATTATTCAAGTCTGGTGATGGGTCTCAATTTTGATCATTTGGTTTCTGATGACTATCAATGCACGCTTTCTTGATAGTTGTGATGATTTGGTTTGGTGGTTACTTTCATGAATGGCTGCTTGTTCATTTGTTGGAGCATGCAAAAAATCAAATGAATTCAACCTTGGACCAGTGTATATGTTTGTTGGATTTCTACTGGTTGAACACTGCATTTCAGTATTTAAGCAATTAGGTTTTTCTCACCTGCCTATGTTGCTACTCAGCCCACCATGTTGCTCTTAATGTTTCTTCATTGTGTCATGAGATTATCATTTGTGGCCTGATGCATATAGAAAATTTGCAAGTGCTATTTGAAAAACTACTGCTACTGAATCTAGTTATACTATAAAGAGTGCTGGAGTCTGTTTTTGACATCCTCACATCATACTAGACAACTGATTGTTAAATGCATTAACTGTTGAAATGCCAGCATGTTGACAACTATTTAGAATTTATTTTTTATTTCTTAAAAATGTATTGCAATTTATAGGTTCATACCTGTGCTTCCTTGTCTCTCCCATCTTCTTCCCCTCCTCGTACAAATCTAATTGGACATGTCTTACATTCAGATCCCTTTGCTGAGGCAAATGCTGAGGACTCAGGTGCTGGGACAAAAGAGTATGTGCACATCCGTGTACAGCAAAGGAACGGCAGAAAAAGCCTGACAACTGTGCAGGGACTAAAGAAGGATTTTAGCTACAACAAGATACTCAAGGACCTCAAGAAGGAGTTTTGCTGCAATGGTACTGTCGTCCAGGACCCTGAACTAGGGCAGGTGTGTATTCAATGCTAAAAGTTAATAATTTGATTTCCATTAATAAGTCTTTGGTGTTTATATATATTTTGCTTCTTTCTATAGGTCATTCAACTTCAAGGTGATCAGAGAAAGAATGTTTCTTCCTTCCTAGTCCAGGTATGAATGCACTTTGATTGTTTCAACGTGAACATCTAAATTCTAGTAGAGGGTCTTAAATTGTTGCAATTCTAGGCCCTTATTCTTATATTTTTCCACAGGCTGGCATCGTGAAGAAAGACAACATCAAAATTCATGGTTTCTGAGGTCTGGTCCAGCTACTAAAGTATCCGAATATTGCATCTCCTCGTACTGTTGGTGCAGGGCGTATTATGTGACTAGTTATCTGAACAGTATATCATCTATAAGTCTGCTATGTGTATTGGGTATGTGCCGTGTTTGATGTTTCTAAGCAACTTTGTAATGTGGGATGACAATCGGACGTATGGAAACAACTTGTGTTTGTCTTGATTTCGCCTGCAATTTCGATTCCAATAAAGATGTTATACATGTTTCTCTAGCACGGTCTTTTTCTGATAGTTTATGTTATTATATTTATTATTTTCCTTATTATTATAAGAAAAGGGATATGACGGGGGTTGATGATCTTGTAGTAGTCTGTCTGGGATAGTGATTGTGGGGTGCAATGACTGCAATATGCTAGTTCTTTTGACCTCACAACCCTGGTGACCCTGATCGAAACTGATTTCTCATGGAAAGTGAGTAAAATGTGCAACGAGACTTTTTTTGTTTTCAAAGTGGCTTTAACTAGACTAGGTATGGCAAGAAATTAAATTACACAGTTTATGAGTATTATTCTCAAGAGGTTTTCTTGAGCTTTCTCGGCTTTTTGCCTGCTTCAGTACTCGTGTTGAGATTCTACACAATTTTTAGATTAAGCATTTTTTCGACCAGGGTTTTTAGACCAACCTTGACTCGTGTTTTTTAACCAGCTCGAGAATTTTTGTGTTTGAAAACAGTTCATATGAAATGGAAATTTCTCTCGACACAGAGGAAATCATCATTTGATCTGGGGTCGGGCCTTGTTTGGCTAAACGGGGGGTCCAAAGAGGAAATCATCGACGCAGATCCTCCCTAGGCAAAGATATTATTTCTGAATTTAAGTCTGAGCTTTCTCTCATTTGTCACTGATAGTGGCAAGTGAGCTCTGTATTAAACGTTATCGAGAGTGGGGCCCACGCATGAAAAGATCCGAAGCTCCGTGACAGTGAAGTACACTGTGGACTGCTTCATGTGTGCCACTTGTGGCAGAGACGGATAACTATTCCCCCGCTACTTCTTCTTCTTAATTTCTTGTTTCTTATCAAGTCACGTGACCGAGAGCAGTATATACATCTTGTAAAAACCAAGACGACATTTATTTTTTATTTTTTTTTATCGGAGACGACATTAATTCTGTGTATTCTTATTTCATGAAAATCTTATATAATAAAAGTCAATTATCTTCTTCTTTTTTTGAGAAAAAATGAAGCTTTATTCAATTCATACATGCAAGTACAAATGACATAAGTGCGGGAAAGTCAACAATGAGTCCATGACAATATAATCTAATTAGAAAATCATGATCAAAATCGCATATTCGCTACATGCAATCTTCATAAAAATACATATTTATAACCGAAAGCGGAAGAAATGGAAAAATGTCATCACTTTCTTCTCAAACCTAATCTAAAGTTTATTTCATTAAAATCTTACTTGAATAAACTCTAGTATGACAAAACTCTGAATCGATGAAAGAGTACCACACTACCACCTACTAAAAGTGTAATGCAACTATTTGTAACATAAATGATCATGAAGTTGGGCTTGATTACACAAGGCCCATTTGTTCTTTCGAACCAAAATCAATGATGTAAAAAACTATTCCTAATCAACTACGAGCAACCA from Fragaria vesca subsp. vesca linkage group LG3, FraVesHawaii_1.0, whole genome shotgun sequence harbors:
- the LOC101298398 gene encoding protein translation factor SUI1 homolog, whose translation is MSELDVQIPTAFDPFAEANAEDSGAGTKEYVHIRVQQRNGRKSLTTVQGLKKDFSYNKILKDLKKEFCCNGTVVQDPELGQVIQLQGDQRKNVSSFLVQAGIVKKDNIKIHGF